DNA from Nitrospina gracilis Nb-211:
CGCTTCACTCGACACAATCACCGGTTCGCTCAGCTTCGGCCGGTTGTCACGCATGGTTTTACGGATCATTTTGGCAAACCGCCACAATCCCTTTGCGCCTTCCTGCGCCAGGCCGATCAACGCCATGCCCAGAGCCAGCAGTTGCGTGCATCCTTTCACCGTCATGCGCAGTCCAAAGTGGAACAGGTTGCCGATTCCTCGAATCATCGTGTCCATCGGCACGCCGACCATCCCCATGATGGCAATGAACAGCATCGTCATCAGCACCAGCCGCGCACCCCATGCGTTCAACCACAGAACGAGGTAAGAGGACACATAGCCGCCCGCAATGCCTCCGGAGACCGTAGCGTGACCGAAATAAGGATCGGGATCGAAGCTCATGGTGAGCAGGCCGCACAGCACCACCCAGAACATCAGGCCGAAGCTCAACATCGCCGGCCAGCGGGAGAACTCCTTGCCGCGGATGAGCCCCCAGCTCACGATGAACGTGATCAGCGGGAACACGAACGCCCCGGTACCGAAGGTCTGCACCAGGAGGTCGGCCAGGTACGCGCCGACGATGCCGCCGTTGTTCTGTACCTCCACCGTCTGAATCACGCGGCTGTGTAGAGATGGGTCTTTCGGCGTATAGGTGAGGAGGGAATACAGGGCGAATATGGTGAAGCCGATCAACATCACGCCGAACACATCGCGCAACGGATGCAGACGTGTGGGCAATGCCGTTTCCTGTGACAGGATTTTCGATTCGGGTTTGTTGTTTTGTGTTCCGCTCATGATGGATTGACTCGATTCCGGGTTCGGGATTGACTCAACAGACGCTGGGTGGTGTCCTGCAACAAGGTCTCTTCCGGCGGCCGGGTCTCGTCCGGTTCGGGATAATCCAGGTTGTAATGCAGGCCGCGGCTTTCCTTGCGCCGCAACGCACCTTCGATAATCAGGCGCGCCGTGATGGCGATGTTGCGCAACTCCAGCGTGTCCTTGGTGATATTGAAACTCCAGTAGTATTCCTGAATCTCTTCCAACAGCATGGAGATTCGGCGATGCGCCCGGTGCAGACGCTTGTCGGTGCGCACGATGCCGACGTAGTTCCACATGAGGCGGCGGATCTCATCCCAGTTGTGCGACACCACCACCGACTCGTCGCTCTCCACCGCATCGCCCGGGTCCCATTCCGGAATCGCTTCCTGCAGCGCATCGCGTTCAGGCGATTCCTCAAGCAACTCCCGCGCCTTGAACACCGCACGGTGCGACAGCACCAGTCCCTCCAACAGCGAGTTGCTCGCCAGCCGGTTGGCGCCGTGCAGGCCGGAGTACCCGACCTCGCCGGAGACAAACAGGCGATGGATGTTGGTCTGGCCGTTGAGATCCACCATCACCCCGCCGCACATGTAATGCGCCGCCGGGACGACAGGAAGGGGTTCCCGCGTCATGTCAAAACCGAAGGACTTGCAGGTCTTGTAAATGTTCGGAAAGCGCTCGCGTGTGCGGTAGCCTTCGAGATGCGTCACGTCGAGGTACACGCAATCGTCACCGCTCTTTTTCATTTCGTAGTCGATGGCGCGCGCCACCACGTCGCGCGGCGCCAGGCACCCCAGCGGATGGTACTTTTCCATGAACGTCTCGCCGTTCTTGAGACGCAGGATGCCGCCCTCTCCACGCACCGCCTCGGAGATCAAAAATGATTTCGCCTGCGGATGAAACAGGCAGGTCGGGTGAAACTGAAAAAACTCCATGTTGGCGACCTTCGCCCCCGCGCGGTACGCCACCGCCACACCGTCCCCCGTCGCCGTGTCCGGATTGGAGGTGTAAAGGTACACCTTGCCCGCACCGCCGGTGGCCAGCAGGACGCCTTTACCGAGAAAGGTGCTCACCTCGCCCGTATGTTCGTTCAGTGCATAGAGGCCGAGCGCTTCGTCTTGCGCACTGCCGGGAGTGACGGAGGCATCGATATTGGCGCGGGTGATCAGGTCCACCGCCATGTGGTAGGTGTATACGTCGATATTCTTTCGGCTCTTTACGGCATCGATCAGCGTGCGTTCGATTTCCCAGCCGGTCATGTCGTCGGCATGCAGAATGCGGTGCTTGGAGTGGCCGCCCTCGCGTGTGAGGTGATAGGCGTCTTCCGGCGTGCGCGTGAAACGCGCGCCCAGATTCACCAGCTCGCGCACCAGGGCGGGGCCTTCCTGCACGATGCATCGCACCACGTCCTTACGGCACAGGCCGCGCCCGGCTTCCAGCGTGTCGACGACATGCAGGTCGATGGAGTCGTCCGCCGCCATGACGGACGCAATGCCGCCCTGCGCGTACTTGGTCGCCGACTCATCCAGCGCGTCCTTGGTGATGAGCGCCACCGAACCGAATTCGGAAATTTTGAGGGCGAAGGTGAGCCCCGCAAGGCCACTGCCCACAACAATGAAATCGCGCGTGATTTTCATGGAAGAATTGTATCGCCAAAACCCCGAAAAATCAATATCTTATTGATTTTACAGCGATTTTTCGATCGTCTCCACGGGTGGCGTGGTCCGGTTGCGGCGGCGCAGGGCGCAGGCCGCGAGGACCAGCAAAACGGCGGAGACGGAACTGAAGGCGAGCCCCTCCCGCCAGCCGACAGGGGTGAACGTGAATTCAACGGTGTGAGAACCCGGCCCCAACGGCACGGCGCGGTAAAACCGGTTGGCGCGGAGCACAAGACCCGCCTCGCCGTCCACCCTCACCCACCAGCCGGGCAGGTAGGAATCCAGCAAAACGAGGTAGCCGTTGCCCGTCTGCTGGGTGCGGACGGTCACGCGGTTCGACGCGTACTCCAGCGACTTCACCCAACCGGTGGAAGCGGAAATCTCGTTGAGCGGCGGCGATTGAGTGAGCAGGACCTCGCGCTTGGGATCGAATCCCTCCGCATAATACAAACCAAGCAGGCGCTCAGGCGAAACCTGCCGCGCGCGCGGCACCCAGAAAGCACGCGGCAGGGCGTCGCCGAACACCTGGAGGCGGTCGGGCAAAATCAGCGGACTGCCTTCGACGTACGCCGTCGGCCGATCGACGTCGATCCAGTACTTCACATTACTGCGCTTGAGGATGCGGAACCGCGTCTCCGGTCTGGCGTGCAACAACGCACGGTACCACAGGAAATGATCCTTCAATCCCATCGCCAGGCCCGGCATGCCATCCGCATACTGCATGCCATACACAGTTCCCAGAAACGGATACATGTATTCCTTCATGGCGACGAGCGCGGCGAGACGGGTGGGCCCGTTAGGCAGGCGGAAGCGGTCCGGGTCCTCCACCACCCGCCCCGAGTACAGGCGGTTCGGCTCCGGGTCGGAGCGAATGGCGGCGGCCATCACCGGCTCGGTTTCGTAGTAACTTTTGTCGATCAACGGGAACAAACCGAAGTTGCGCACCACCAGGTCCAGAAACAGCGACATCAGAAACACCGCCCGCAACACACCCGGGCCGACCTTGCGAAAATAAAACAACGTGTGCGTGAGGCCGAAGGCGAACAGGATGAGAAGCGAGGGCGTCGCGTCGCGCACCTCCGGCGCCAGAGCTGTATTGACCACCGCGGCGGCGGCGATCAGCACCGCGCCCGGCACCCATTTTTCGCCCAGCCGGCGTTCCGTTGTGGTGGTCATCAGCCGGTCCCACACCAACCCCACCAGGAATACCGACGCCATGGCCGAAACATAAAAATACTTTTCCGGGTAGCGGAAGCGGTCCATGCCCGGCACCCATTCGTACACCCAAACATAAAGTGGATTGTATTTGCCGAAAGCGAGGAAAAGCCCCGTCGCAAACATCACCAGCCAGAACAGGATGCGTCGATCTCGCCAGAAGCGCAAACCCACCACGATGAACAGCGGCGCAAAAACCCCCAGGTACACGCTTTCCAAAAATCCGCTTTGCTCCACGGGAATCACGTTCTTCGTCAGGTTCATTTCCGCCGCGTGCGGCAGAAAAAACGTTTCGAAGGTAGCTGAACTCAGCGACCATTCCGTGTGGAGAGTGTAATCGATACCGTCAGTACGGTGACTGTGCTGCATCAACTGGTACGTCGGCAGAAGTTGCAGAGCGATGAGGCCCAGCCCCAAAACCACCGCCAGCAACAGCATGCCCATGTGACGCACCCATAGGAGGCGCGGTGCGGGCGTGGCCTGCTCCCGGCGCGCGGGCGCGAACAGCAACCACAATCCCAAAAGACCGCAGGTGAAGATGTTGATCTCCGGACAGGCGGCGAGCGTCTGGCACGCGATCAAAAACGCGGTGAGCACGAACCAGCGGGCACGGCCCGTGGCGCGGAACCGCTCGAACGCCCAGAACAGAATGGGCAACCACACCGCGCCGAGAAACAGATTGCTGAGATACGTCGACGAAAAAATAAATCCGCTGAGCGCCGCTGTCCACGCGGACGCCACGGCACCCGTCCGCGACACCCGCCATGCGCGCATGAGCAGGTACGTCCCCGCGGCGAGAATGGCAAAATGAAACACGTAGTAGAGGTTGAGCGCGGTAGTGAAATCTTCAATAAAGAAAAACAGGCTGGGTGGATAAAACACGCCTGGATGCAACTCCGCGAAATACGGCGTGCCCGCGTGCACGTTGGGGTTCCAGAACGGAAGGATTCCCTGCTGGTACGCCTGATGCAGGTGGTGCTTGACGGGATAGGTCACCAGCGTGAAGTCGCGGTCGAACGGCACCTTGCCTTCAAACAACATGGGCCAGAAAAAAAACAGCAGGCCCGCCGCCAGAAACAACACCGCCAGGCCGCTTTGCATTCGGGACAGGAATGAGGAGGTTGAGGGCGTCATCGCACCTTCCTGGCTCAGGGTGTTTTAAGGGAGTCCCACCGGTTGACCGGAAGGCGCAGGAAAGTCCGCACCAGTGAAAGGACAAACCCGGCCACGATCACCAGAAACGTCACCGCCTGCCCCACCACCAGGCCTTCCGGCACATACCGGAAATGCAGAAGGTGCATGCCCGATTTCAGCGGCACCGCGCGGAAGAAATGATTGGCGCGCAGAAGCGGCGCAGGCTTGCCGTTCACGCGCACCGTCCAGCCGGGGAAGTAGGAGTCGAGCAGGACCAGGAACCCGTTGCCCTCCTGCCGCGTGCGCACGGTGACGTGGTTCGGTGAGTACTCAATAGACTGCACCGCCCCCTCGAACCGTTCCGACGGTTCGAAATCCACCGGCTGGTCGAGTAAAACTTCTTTTCTCGGATCGAAGTCTTCGGCAAAGTAGGTGTTGAGGAGTTTGATCTCCGGCCCCAGCCGCATGGCGGGGACCATGAACGCACGCGGCAGGACATTTTCGAATTCTCGGATGGAGCCCGAACCGAAGCCGTGCGACGCACTTTCCCGGCCAAACAGGTCGCCACCCGCAATCCAGTAACGTACATTGCTCCGTTCCAGTATGCGCTGCTTTTTGTCGAAGGAAGATTTGCGGAACACCTGCGTCCACAACCATACGTTTTCCAGCTCGATGGCCATCAACCCATCGGCGTATTCGAGTCCGAACACGGTGCCGAGATTGGGGCTGGCGGTTTCTTTTTCCAGGATGTGGCTCAACACCAGGTTGGGCGCTTTCGGAAACAGGTTTTTGGAACGGAACCGTTCGCGGTCCAGAGCCCCCGTGTACACCCGGTAAGGCGGCGGCGGTTCGGGCAGGCCCGCCATCACTTCCGGCGGCTGGGTGATAAGCCGTTGATCGATGAACGGCACCAGCCGGCTGTGCGCGATCCACAAATCCGCGAACACCACCAGCAAAAGAAGCGCCCGCCCCCAGCGTGGTTCCATGCGTCCGGTGAACACCATGCCGGCCAGCACCACCACAGTGGCAAACACCCCGGCCGATAGGGCGATGTGGTCGTCGTGCGCGTACACCGCCACCCCGGCAAGCACGGAACCGAAAATCAGGCAGGCGAGGATGAAAGGCGAAAGACGGTGGCGCGCCCGCTTCTGAAAGAGACTGTCGATGAAGTATCCGCTCAGAAAGGTCATCGCAAAAGCGCAGAGGAAGAAAAACTTCTCCGGGTAGCGGAACATCTGCAGAAGCGGATTGAACGGCAACAGAAAGTTATAAACAGGATTGTTGCCGCCCAGAGCGAAGAAGAGCCCGACAAAAAACACCGCCGTCCAGAAAATCACTTCCTTCCTGCGGATCAACACCGCCGCGGAAACCAGCGCCAGTGCCGGCAGAATGCCCATGTACAGCGACGGAAAATACGGAACCGCTTCGAGTGACGAGGCGGTCATGAATCTGTCGAAATCGCGCGCGGCGAACAAGTGGCGCAGGGCTTCCGGTTCCAGCGACCACTTGGTGTTGAACGCGGTGTCGAGGTCCCACGCGCGCACGGAGCGTTGTATGGTGCGGTAGGTGGGAAGCAGTTGAAACGCGGTGAGCGCGATGGCGGTGAGCGACACCCCCGCCACCACAAGCGTCGGGCGTTTCCAGTGCGCGGCCCGGCCGGGTGTGAGGAACACGGCGGCAAAGTACACCATCAGCGTGGACATCACACAACTTTCCGGACTGCCGCCCAGGATCTGCAAGACCACGAAGCCCACCGCCACGGTCAGCCATCCCCAGTGCGGGCGTAAAAGGTATTTCTGTACCGCCAGCAGGACCAGCGGTGTCCATACGGTGGACACCAGTTGGTTGCCCAGCGACACAAGGGAAAGGAAATATCCGCCGAGTCCCGCCACCAGCGCCGAGGCCGTGGCGGCCACCGCCGACACTCCCCAGAAACGCATCACCGCGTACACCGAAAAAACCAGAATGGCGTGGTGCACCACAACGAACAGGTTGTAGCCGTACGGAAAGTCGCCCGCGAACAGCAGGACGTTCAGTGGATACGCCGCATTGGGATGCAACAACGGCATGAATGGCACGCCGTTGAAGATGGAAGGATTCCAGTACGGTATGGCGCCCTGCATGTATGTGTGGAGCTGGAACCATTTCTCCGGCAGGCCGAATTTCATGACATCGCGGAAAAAGAACGTGTGCCCCAGGAACAGCACCGGCAGAAAATACCAGGCCAGCACCACCGAAAGGAGCGTCAGCGGCAACGCGTGCTGACGGAACCCCGGGTTTGCATTTTTTCCCATGCGATGCGTCTCCGTCTCCACACTACCCCAGCCGCTCGCGGCATTGCTTCAGCAATTCAGGTTTATGGGGAGCGATGCGTTGTTCGATCAGATAGTCCAACCGCGAGAACGTCCGCCACATGGTTTCCGTTTGGCCTTCCGCACGCAGGAGCAAAATTGAGTCCAGAAGCAGGCGTTCTTCATCGGTCAATTGACGGCCCAGTTCCTGCGCGCGTTGACGGGCGCGGTGGAGCCGGTCCTGTTCGATGTCCAGCGCCAGAAGACGCGTGGCCGGAATCACGTGATGCGGACAGGATTTCGTCAGCCGTTCCAGAATCCCGCGGGCGAGGTCGAGTTGGTTTGTGGTGACGTAGGCCCTCGCTACGTCGGTCCACAACTGCGGATCCGGGTGTCCGGACAGGTCCACCTGTCCGTATTCCTGCACGGCCCGGTCCCATTGCCCTTCGAATCCATAGGCACGGGCAAGAAGAATGTGTCCGCGATCGGGATTCATATTGGTTTTCTGGATTACGTCCGACCACAGGACGATGCTGTTGTGCCACACCGGCACCCGGTCGATGGTCAGCGCACCATACAGCACCACCAACATTATAATGCCTGCGAAGCGCATGCGCACCGGTCGAATGCGAAGTAAAAGCGTCGCCGCGATGAGGCAGAATCCCATTGAAGCAAGATAGAGGTAGCGGTCCGCGAGATAAATGGTGCGCGGCATGATATTGGTGTATGGCAGGAGTGCGGCAAAAAACACCACCGCCCCCCACACCACCGCACCGTGCCGCCGCGCGCGATCGGCATCGACAACGCATCGTTTGATTTCCACAAACATCCAACCGACGAGGAACAAAAGCCCTGGAATGAACAGGCCGAGCGTCAGCGGATCGAACCGGTCCCGCACCTCGATCAGGTACAGAGCGCACAGGTTCACCGGGAACAGAATGAGTTTCAAAAAATACGCATACAATTGGAAGAACAAAGTGACGTGCTGAGTGGGCGTGAAATGGATGGTGTCTTTGACGGCGATGCCGACCGTCATCGAATACGTCGCGGCGATGAACACGAGAACAACGCTCCACGCTGACGCCTGGAATGCAACCATGCGCCGCCAGGAAAAGGGACGCGGTCCCATCAAAAGTTCCGCGAACAGGATCATGCCCGGGATCACCACCACGGTCGGCTTGGTCATCATGCCCAGCAGGAGGAGCACAACCGATCCCGCCGCGTGGACCACATAACGCCGTGTGTCCCCTCCCACCCCGCGCCAGTAAACGAGCATCGACGCCAGCGCGAAGAACAGCGACAGCGTGTCCTTCCGGCTGGTGGCCCACGACACCGACTCGACATGAATGGGATGCACTGCGAACAACAGCGCCGTCACCCACGCGAGGTCGTGCCGTTTGGTTGTGTTGCGTATCAAATAAAACACGAGCAGGGAATTGAGCGCATGCAGAAGGAGGTTGTCAAAGTGAAAGCCGGCGGGATTCATGCCCCACAACTGATAATCGATGACATAGGACAGAGCGTAAATGGGATCGTAATAACCCGCCGTCGCCTGCGTGAATGCCCGCGGGATGAAACTCCAGTCCCAAGGGGTGTTGAGAAACGGATTTTTCAGGATGCGTTCGTCGATGTCATCGTAATTAAGAAATCCGTTTCGAAGCGAATGGATATAAACCAGAAAGCTGAGCGCCGCTACTGTGAAGGGAGCGCGGCTTGCGGAAGGACTGGATGCGTCGGCGGAGGTGGAAGGCACTGTCGGTTCTCGTTTAAGAGGAACGGTCGGTCTTTGTTGCCTGGCCCGCGGGCGGGCATGCTGTACGTTTGCTATTGGACCCCGCCGGCAGAACGCTGTCAACCTTCCCTTCATCCCGGATGGAGAGAGACCCCGCCGGACCCGTTTTCACGAAAAAAAACTCCCACCCCGGATACCGGGGTGGGAGCTTTGTTTTGAGTTTGGTTAACACAAACCCACGTGTCTCACGACACCCATGGATTACTGGATATTGCCGTTCGCATCCATGGTGTAGCTGGTCAAACTGTCCATATGCTGAGCCGTAGCAGCAAAGCCGGTTTCGATACCGGAACCCTGGATGCTGACCCGAGTGGATTGCACAAAACCGTATTGAGACTGAGTCACGGTATTCACGTTACATTGCCGGCTGGATCCTTCCTCGGCCCAGTAAGCTTTACAACCCAGGTACAGGTTGTGCAGGTTGGACTTGGAGTCCGAGTTGTATGCGCGTGCTTTGTACTGGTTGAACTGAGGAATCGCGATCGCCGCCAAAATACCGATGATGGCGATTACGATCAGCAGCTCGATCAAGGTAAAACCTTTCTCGTTTCGACTAATCATTACTTCTCCTCCTGATAAAGTTAACAGTTTCTGAAATTGAACCTGACTTCTGGGGCACTCGTCGTAATCGTTTGCCCATAGAGTGCAAGCTATATGCCGAACCCGCACCCCCTCCGCTAAAAATAAAATAAGCTAATTAAAATCAATAATTTAAAAATTTTCAATTATTTTAAATACCCCCTCATGCCTCGCCAACCACCCTTTTTAGGGACAAATTATGTCACTTCGAAGACAAAAATTTGTAAACCTCCTTTATATTTAAGGTTTGGACGCCCCTCCTCTTAAAAGGTCTACATATATAAGGAGGCAAGGGCGTTAGCGGGGTGAAGGAGCGCCGGTTCCGGCCTAGCCGTTTGCAGGGGCGCCGGGCCTGCTTCTCCCTTCGCCCGTTTTTTTCTTAAATAAATGAAATCAACCGGATAAGATTGAGGTACCGGATGGGTGGCGGACGGAATGCTTGCATCCCCCCCATCCTACATCATTATTTGTCCTGTTCATATCTCATGATCCCTCACCAAGGTGAACACATCGGAATCCTGGGCGGCAGTTTCGATCCCGTCCACAACGGCCACCTTGGTCTCGCGCGGGCGGCGCGGGCCACCTTTCATCTGGACCGGGTCCTGTTCATTCCGGCGGGGGTTCCTCCACACAAACAAAACCAGTCGATCACGCCGACGCACCACCGTCTGGCAATGTTGCGGTGCGCGCTGGAGGGAGAAGAAGGATTCGAAATCTCGGAGTTGGAAATCGAGCGCGGCGGGGTGTCGTATACGCTCGACACTCTGAAAGGTTTGCAGGCCCGATGGCCGGGCGTCGAACTTTACCTGATCATGGGTGCCGATACGTTTCGCGATTTTTCTACCTGGAAGCAGTATGACCGCGTGTTGCAGGCGAGCCACATCCTGGTGGCATCGCGTCCCGGCCACACTCTCGATGAGGCCGCGGAAGACATGACTGCCTTGATCGCCGACCTGCCGTTTTCCTACAGTCCGGAGACCTCCGATGCCACCCGGCGCACCTTCATTTGCGAGGAAACCGGACGCCGCATCGCGCTCTTCCCAATCCCGCCGCAGGCCGTGTCCTCAACGGAAATCCGGCAGGCGCTCCAGCGCGGCGATACGGTCAAAAAGATGTTGCCACCTGCCGTTACAGGGTATATCATGGCCCATCGTTTATACCAAGCACACCCCCATCCGATGTCTTAATGAGAGAGTCTTTAAGCGAACTCCAACAGTTGGTGGTCAACGCGGCCACCGAAAAAAAAGCTTCCAATATCATTCTTCTGGATCTGAGAAACCGCACGGACCTGACGGATTATTTCCTGATTTGCAGTGGGAATTCCAAGGTACAGGTTCAGGCCATCGCGGACAACATCCTCGAAAAAACCTCGGGCACTCCTTACGACGCTGTTGCGCAGGAAGGATACCAGCAGGGCAACTGGGTGATTCTCGATCTTGGAGACATGATAGTCCATATATTTTTGCAGGAAGTCCGGACACATTTCGACCTGGAGCGGCTTTGGGGGGACGTCCCCGTGATCGCGGCTATGAGCGAATGAACGAATGAACGTGAGGAGATTCCGGAACCATGGACAAAAAGAAAGTTTCCGAGCTGAAGTCCCAGTTGATCCAGATCCGGTCGGAAATTCTGGGAGACTTGGAAAAGAACATCAAATCCAGTCAGGATGAGGAATTCACCCAGCTCGTCTCGGATATGTCGGACGACGCGGCGCGCTCCTCCTCCCGGCAGATGCTCCTCAACCTGGGCGAGCAGGAACGGCAAAAGTTGAAGCTCGTGGAAGAAGCGCTCAGCAAGATCGCCACCGGAGAATACGGCGTGTGCTCCGAGTGCGAATCGAACATCCCGGAAGCTCGACTGCATGTGGTGCCGTTCACGCGATATTGCGTGAAATGCCTCGAAAAACTGGAGCAGGAAGAAAAATTCAACAAGCGGATGGATTCATACGGCGACGAAGCCGGTCCTCTAGGATGAATTCACCGTTCAACTGATTTGAACGACAACCTCCCAACCTGAACACACGACGTGACCCTGAAACTGATCTCAACTCTGATCGTTTTTATTCTGCTGATCGTTTACTTTACCTTCCTCAACCCCAGCGACGTCGAGGTTTACTTCACCCAGCACTTCTCAATGAAAATGCCCATCGTGGTGTTCATGCTGGGCTCGATCCTGGTCGGGGTGGTGTGCACCGCGCTGGCTACGGGTTTCCAGCAGTTCCGCTTATCCCTGCGCCGTTACGGTCAACAGCGGGTGGTGAAGAAGCAGGAAAAACTGCACCGCAAGTGGGAAGAACTGTTCCAGAAAGCCATCAACGAGATCACCAGCGGCCAGCGGGCCAAAGGCATCGCCCTGCTGGAAAAAATCCTCAACCAGGCGCCGGAACATTTTGAAGCGCTCGCACACCTGGGCGATCAATTGCGGGAGGAAGGCGATCCCGAACGTGCAGTGACCATGCACCAGCGGGCGATCAAACTGGACCCGGACAACCTGCCCGTCCGCTTCGCGCTGGCGAAAGACTATGCGGCCCTGGGCAATGTGGAAAAAGAAATCGCGACCTTAAAAGAAATCCGCGGCCGCAATCCCAATTCCCTGCCCACGCTCCGCCGGTTGCGCGACGCGTTTTTGAAAGCGGGCAACCCGGACCAGGCGTACCAGATGCAGAAGGCCATCATGCCGCTCATCCACGACGCCCGTGAGTTGGCGGAGGAACAGGAATTGTTCAGCCAGATCACGTACTCCAAGGGATACCAGCTGTACCAGGAAAAGAAAATTGAGCCCGCGATCGTGGAGTTGAAACGCGCGCTTCGCGAAAACAACCGTTGCCTCCCTGCTTACCTCATGCTCGGCCAGTTGTATCTGGAAAACAGCAATCCCAAGACCGCCATCAAATACTGGAAGGACGGGTTCGAGCTCACCCAATCGCCCCTCTTCCTGCTTCGCCTGCAGAACCTCCACGAGGATATGGACAAACTGCACGACAGCTACAAACTGTACCAGGAGGCCATCAGCGACGCTTCCAATGACGCCCAGCGCGAACTGCTTTCCATGCTCTATGCCCACCACCTCCTCCAGCACGAGGAAAAGGACACGGCCATGGATGTGCTCAACAACATTGAAAACCCGTCGCTCTCCACGCAGATGTACAGGATACGGATCCTGCTCGACCGCAACGATTACGCCCAGGTGGATGAAATCATGCACGCCACGCACAACCGCCTGACCACCGCCATCGAACAGTATGTCTGCACCGCCTGTCACCACACGGGCGACACGTGGCACGCCTTCTGCCCGCAATGCCACGCATGGAACACCATGCGGTTGCAGGCCGAAATCTCGATTTAACCCACAACGTCAGGCCAAAAAAAAACATGGGTCCGAAGACCCATGTTTCTCCTCCTCCAAATAAGCTTGCGGCTTCGCGCCGGTGTTGCGTGGATGTGTGCTCCGCCCGAACGCTTACGGGTTCATCAGCCGCGCATCGAGCAGACGCGTGTTCTTGGAATACGTTTTCGCGGACAACAGAATGCGGTCGCTGAACAGGAAGTACAGACCCTGGTCGGGGTATCGCGCCACCTGCGCCGTCAATGAAGCCGGCACGCCGTAACTCGCCACCACGTCTTCGAACTTCGCGCCGAGGCGGATGTCGCCCTGGTTGAACGCGCCTTTGAAGTTCGGACCGATTTCAATGGCTTCCACCACTTTGCCTTCGGTCAGCGCCCGGATCACGAGATCGTGATTGGGATAGGTGATCTCGATGTTGTCCAAACCCGGATCGGTGCCGCGGTTGATCTTGATGAATTCGGGAATGCCCAAAAGGTCGATCGCGGCTTGCAGGGGCATATCCACCGACAGGTTTTTGCCCACCACAATGTCCGCCGGAGTGGTTTCACCGGGGCGCGGCGCGCATTCCTGTTTCTGTTCCTCCACCGGCGCCGGTGCCGGGGCAGGTTTGGGCGCGTCCTGCGCGAATACTGTCTGCGCCGCAAAAACGAGGCTCATGACCAGCAAAAAATAGTTTCCGGATTTCACAACTCTCTCCTACAAAAGTGGACCCGTTAATCTTGTCAAATCCTGCACCCTACACGATGGAACCGGCCCCGGTCCCTCTAATAACAGTTTATCTATCAATGGATTATGAGCATTATTATAGCCGATTTCGGCATTCAGGTTAAGCGGATAATTGAATTTTCCTGCAAAAAATCAATAACTTCCCTTCATTTTGCCCATTTTAAGGGCGATTTGGGCGAGTTTTATTCCGGAAACCCCGGGTTGCGTCGCCGGTCCCGCTTTTTCTTCGCCTTGTCACGCTCGAACTGCCGCCACTTGTACGGGTCTTCTTTCAGTTGGCTGATGCT
Protein-coding regions in this window:
- a CDS encoding YfhO family protein; amino-acid sequence: MTPSTSSFLSRMQSGLAVLFLAAGLLFFFWPMLFEGKVPFDRDFTLVTYPVKHHLHQAYQQGILPFWNPNVHAGTPYFAELHPGVFYPPSLFFFIEDFTTALNLYYVFHFAILAAGTYLLMRAWRVSRTGAVASAWTAALSGFIFSSTYLSNLFLGAVWLPILFWAFERFRATGRARWFVLTAFLIACQTLAACPEINIFTCGLLGLWLLFAPARREQATPAPRLLWVRHMGMLLLAVVLGLGLIALQLLPTYQLMQHSHRTDGIDYTLHTEWSLSSATFETFFLPHAAEMNLTKNVIPVEQSGFLESVYLGVFAPLFIVVGLRFWRDRRILFWLVMFATGLFLAFGKYNPLYVWVYEWVPGMDRFRYPEKYFYVSAMASVFLVGLVWDRLMTTTTERRLGEKWVPGAVLIAAAAVVNTALAPEVRDATPSLLILFAFGLTHTLFYFRKVGPGVLRAVFLMSLFLDLVVRNFGLFPLIDKSYYETEPVMAAAIRSDPEPNRLYSGRVVEDPDRFRLPNGPTRLAALVAMKEYMYPFLGTVYGMQYADGMPGLAMGLKDHFLWYRALLHARPETRFRILKRSNVKYWIDVDRPTAYVEGSPLILPDRLQVFGDALPRAFWVPRARQVSPERLLGLYYAEGFDPKREVLLTQSPPLNEISASTGWVKSLEYASNRVTVRTQQTGNGYLVLLDSYLPGWWVRVDGEAGLVLRANRFYRAVPLGPGSHTVEFTFTPVGWREGLAFSSVSAVLLVLAACALRRRNRTTPPVETIEKSL
- a CDS encoding YfhO family protein, whose protein sequence is MGKNANPGFRQHALPLTLLSVVLAWYFLPVLFLGHTFFFRDVMKFGLPEKWFQLHTYMQGAIPYWNPSIFNGVPFMPLLHPNAAYPLNVLLFAGDFPYGYNLFVVVHHAILVFSVYAVMRFWGVSAVAATASALVAGLGGYFLSLVSLGNQLVSTVWTPLVLLAVQKYLLRPHWGWLTVAVGFVVLQILGGSPESCVMSTLMVYFAAVFLTPGRAAHWKRPTLVVAGVSLTAIALTAFQLLPTYRTIQRSVRAWDLDTAFNTKWSLEPEALRHLFAARDFDRFMTASSLEAVPYFPSLYMGILPALALVSAAVLIRRKEVIFWTAVFFVGLFFALGGNNPVYNFLLPFNPLLQMFRYPEKFFFLCAFAMTFLSGYFIDSLFQKRARHRLSPFILACLIFGSVLAGVAVYAHDDHIALSAGVFATVVVLAGMVFTGRMEPRWGRALLLLVVFADLWIAHSRLVPFIDQRLITQPPEVMAGLPEPPPPYRVYTGALDRERFRSKNLFPKAPNLVLSHILEKETASPNLGTVFGLEYADGLMAIELENVWLWTQVFRKSSFDKKQRILERSNVRYWIAGGDLFGRESASHGFGSGSIREFENVLPRAFMVPAMRLGPEIKLLNTYFAEDFDPRKEVLLDQPVDFEPSERFEGAVQSIEYSPNHVTVRTRQEGNGFLVLLDSYFPGWTVRVNGKPAPLLRANHFFRAVPLKSGMHLLHFRYVPEGLVVGQAVTFLVIVAGFVLSLVRTFLRLPVNRWDSLKTP
- the nadB gene encoding L-aspartate oxidase; protein product: MKITRDFIVVGSGLAGLTFALKISEFGSVALITKDALDESATKYAQGGIASVMAADDSIDLHVVDTLEAGRGLCRKDVVRCIVQEGPALVRELVNLGARFTRTPEDAYHLTREGGHSKHRILHADDMTGWEIERTLIDAVKSRKNIDVYTYHMAVDLITRANIDASVTPGSAQDEALGLYALNEHTGEVSTFLGKGVLLATGGAGKVYLYTSNPDTATGDGVAVAYRAGAKVANMEFFQFHPTCLFHPQAKSFLISEAVRGEGGILRLKNGETFMEKYHPLGCLAPRDVVARAIDYEMKKSGDDCVYLDVTHLEGYRTRERFPNIYKTCKSFGFDMTREPLPVVPAAHYMCGGVMVDLNGQTNIHRLFVSGEVGYSGLHGANRLASNSLLEGLVLSHRAVFKARELLEESPERDALQEAIPEWDPGDAVESDESVVVSHNWDEIRRLMWNYVGIVRTDKRLHRAHRRISMLLEEIQEYYWSFNITKDTLELRNIAITARLIIEGALRRKESRGLHYNLDYPEPDETRPPEETLLQDTTQRLLSQSRTRNRVNPS